The Porphyrobacter sp. HT-58-2 genome has a window encoding:
- a CDS encoding ribonucleotide-diphosphate reductase subunit beta, with product MSLLEARSTYKPFQYPWAYDFWKRQQQIHWMPEEVPLGEDCRDWAQKITDHERNLLTQIFRFFTQADVEVQNCYHENYGRVFKPTEVKMMLAAFSNMETVHIAAYSHLLDTIGMPETEYSAFLEYEEMKDKHDFLGQFGVDTDEDIARTLAAFGGFTEGLQLFASFAMLMNFPRYNKMKGMGQIVSWSVRDESLHCEGIIKLFHTFCEERQCLTKSVKEDLIDICQKTVRLEDAFIDLAFEMGPVHGMSAKEIKRYIRYIADWRLKQLGLQEIYMIEEHPLPWLAPLLNGVEHANFFETRATEYSKGATRGDWNTVWSSFDKRQKAKAANEPGAEGEAEAGLFGAEAAE from the coding sequence ATGTCGCTGCTCGAAGCCCGCTCGACCTACAAGCCGTTCCAGTACCCCTGGGCCTATGACTTCTGGAAGCGCCAGCAGCAGATCCACTGGATGCCGGAAGAAGTGCCGCTCGGCGAGGATTGCCGCGACTGGGCGCAGAAGATCACCGATCACGAGCGCAACCTGCTCACCCAGATCTTCCGCTTCTTCACCCAGGCCGATGTCGAGGTGCAGAACTGCTATCACGAAAACTACGGCCGGGTGTTCAAGCCCACGGAAGTCAAGATGATGCTCGCCGCCTTCTCCAACATGGAGACGGTGCATATCGCGGCCTATTCGCACCTGCTCGACACCATCGGGATGCCCGAGACCGAATACAGCGCCTTCCTCGAATATGAGGAAATGAAGGACAAGCACGACTTCCTCGGCCAGTTCGGGGTCGATACCGATGAAGACATCGCCCGCACCCTCGCAGCCTTCGGCGGCTTCACCGAAGGGCTTCAGCTCTTCGCCAGCTTCGCCATGCTGATGAACTTCCCGCGCTACAACAAGATGAAGGGCATGGGCCAGATCGTCAGCTGGTCGGTGCGCGACGAATCGCTGCACTGCGAAGGCATCATCAAGCTGTTCCACACCTTCTGCGAGGAACGCCAGTGCCTCACCAAGTCGGTCAAGGAAGACCTGATCGACATCTGCCAGAAGACCGTGCGCCTCGAAGACGCCTTCATCGACCTGGCCTTCGAAATGGGGCCGGTCCACGGGATGAGCGCCAAGGAGATCAAGCGTTACATCCGCTACATCGCCGACTGGCGCCTGAAGCAGCTCGGCCTGCAGGAAATCTACATGATCGAGGAACACCCCCTGCCGTGGCTCGCGCCGCTGCTGAACGGGGTGGAACACGCCAACTTCTTCGAAACCCGCGCGACGGAATATTCGAAGGGCGCCACCCGCGGCGACTGGAACACCGTGTGGTCAAGCTTCGACAAGCGCCAGAAGGCCAAGGCCGCGAACGAGCCGGGCGCCGAAGGCGAGGCTGAGGCCGGGCTGTTTGGGGCTGAGGCTGCGGAGTGA
- a CDS encoding endonuclease domain-containing protein: MPEWTPRDTARARTLRREATGPERALWVFLARNQLGAKFSRQMPVGPFFADFLCRELQLVGELDGFSHDVAPEHDARRDAWMAERGFTVLRFTNAAVRENIEGVVTAIRIEVERLRADQPSRLREGRETY, translated from the coding sequence ATGCCTGAGTGGACACCCCGCGACACCGCCCGCGCGCGCACCCTGCGGCGCGAGGCGACGGGGCCGGAGCGGGCGCTGTGGGTGTTTCTTGCGCGCAACCAGCTTGGTGCAAAATTCAGCCGCCAGATGCCGGTCGGCCCGTTCTTCGCCGACTTTCTGTGCCGGGAGTTGCAGCTGGTGGGGGAGCTCGACGGCTTCAGCCACGACGTCGCGCCGGAACACGACGCACGCCGCGATGCATGGATGGCGGAGCGCGGCTTTACCGTGCTGCGGTTCACCAACGCCGCTGTGCGGGAGAATATCGAAGGCGTGGTGACCGCGATCCGCATCGAGGTGGAGCGGTTGCGCGCGGATCAACCCTCCCGCTTGCGGGAGGGTCGCGAGACTTACTGA
- a CDS encoding thermonuclease family protein has protein sequence MTRPTPLRRRWLAFVALPLAAAGGFALWPDTGEAQGREDEDGTERALFPVCSGPVRVTCVVDGDTIWYRGTKIRIADIDTPEVTRPGCPRERELGRRATERLRQLLNAGAFRLETPPGGRTQDRFGRELRIITRGGQSLGNVLVSEGLAHRWGGSKRGWCGAART, from the coding sequence ATGACACGACCGACGCCTTTGCGCCGCCGCTGGCTGGCGTTTGTTGCTCTGCCGCTGGCGGCTGCAGGCGGCTTTGCGCTCTGGCCCGACACCGGCGAGGCGCAGGGCCGCGAGGATGAGGACGGGACCGAGCGCGCGCTGTTCCCCGTCTGCTCCGGCCCGGTGCGGGTCACCTGCGTCGTCGATGGCGACACCATCTGGTATCGCGGCACCAAGATCCGCATCGCCGATATCGACACCCCCGAAGTCACCCGCCCCGGCTGCCCGCGCGAACGCGAACTTGGCCGCCGCGCGACCGAGCGGCTGCGGCAACTGCTCAACGCCGGGGCCTTCCGGCTGGAGACACCCCCCGGCGGGCGCACGCAGGACCGCTTTGGCCGCGAGCTCAGGATCATCACCCGCGGCGGGCAGAGCCTCGGCAACGTGCTGGTGAGCGAGGGCCTCGCCCACCGCTGGGGCGGATCGAAGCGCGGCTGGTGTGGGGCCGCCCGCACTTGA
- a CDS encoding YdcH family protein: MSAHTPNELADIFAGDTAALHQLKLTNAHFARLAERHHVVNREIHRIESEVEAASDERLEGLKRERLNLLDEIAAMLEQVHAE, from the coding sequence ATGTCCGCACATACACCGAACGAACTGGCCGATATCTTCGCCGGGGATACCGCCGCGCTGCACCAGCTGAAGCTCACCAACGCGCATTTCGCCCGCTTGGCCGAGCGGCATCATGTGGTGAACCGCGAAATTCACCGGATCGAGAGCGAAGTCGAGGCGGCGAGCGATGAACGGCTCGAAGGACTGAAGCGGGAGCGGCTCAATCTGCTCGACGAGATCGCGGCGATGCTGGAGCAGGTTCACGCCGAATAG
- the argB gene encoding acetylglutamate kinase, translating into MHPKAETLDLAKAEVLIEALPYFQRYAGRTFVVKYGGHAMGDPEAARDFAEDIVLLKAVGINPVVVHGGGPQIGQMLKRLGVESTFVDGLRVTDEATAKVAEMVLSGAINKELVGWIAGAGGKAIGISGKDGGLVTARKVTRTTRDPDSNIEQAVDLGFVGEPAEVDTSVIDTMVAAGMIPVIAPIAPGKDGATYNINADTMAGAIAAALGAARLFLLTDVAGVLDGEGQLLTDLTPADIARLRDEGVIRGGMVPKLETCVAAVQSGCEAAVVLDGRVGHAMLLEFFTARGAGTLVRA; encoded by the coding sequence ATCCATCCCAAAGCCGAAACGCTCGATCTGGCGAAGGCCGAAGTGCTGATCGAGGCACTGCCCTATTTCCAGCGTTACGCGGGGCGCACCTTCGTGGTGAAATATGGCGGCCACGCGATGGGCGATCCCGAAGCAGCGCGCGACTTTGCCGAGGATATCGTGCTGCTGAAAGCGGTCGGCATCAACCCGGTGGTGGTCCACGGCGGCGGGCCGCAGATCGGCCAGATGCTGAAGCGGCTGGGGGTGGAGAGCACCTTTGTCGACGGGCTGCGTGTCACCGACGAGGCCACCGCCAAGGTCGCCGAAATGGTGCTTTCGGGCGCGATCAACAAGGAACTGGTTGGCTGGATCGCAGGCGCGGGCGGCAAGGCGATCGGCATTTCGGGCAAGGACGGCGGACTGGTGACGGCCCGCAAGGTCACGCGTACCACCCGTGATCCGGACAGCAATATCGAACAGGCGGTCGATCTGGGCTTTGTCGGCGAACCGGCGGAGGTCGATACGTCGGTGATCGATACCATGGTGGCCGCGGGCATGATCCCGGTGATCGCACCGATTGCTCCTGGTAAGGACGGCGCGACCTACAATATCAATGCCGATACCATGGCGGGCGCAATTGCGGCGGCGCTGGGCGCGGCGCGGCTGTTCCTGCTGACGGACGTTGCAGGCGTGCTGGACGGCGAGGGCCAGCTCCTCACCGATCTCACCCCGGCAGACATCGCGCGCCTTCGCGATGAAGGCGTGATCCGCGGCGGGATGGTGCCAAAGCTCGAAACCTGCGTGGCTGCGGTGCAATCGGGCTGCGAGGCGGCGGTGGTGCTCGATGGCCGGGTCGGCCACGCGATGCTGCTCGAATTCTTCACCGCGCGCGGGGCCGGGACCCTGGTGCGCGCCTGA